A stretch of the Vitis vinifera cultivar Pinot Noir 40024 chromosome 16, ASM3070453v1 genome encodes the following:
- the LOC100255839 gene encoding transmembrane ascorbate ferrireductase 1: protein MAIGGKAVPLSFVAHALAVAGAVMVLVWCIYFLGGLAWEATNKALIFNLHPVLMLIGLVIIGGQAIMSYKSLPLRKEVKKVIHLVLHAIALILGIIGIYAAFKNHNESGIANLYSLHSWLGIVLISLYGIQWIYGFLVFFYPGGTLGLRSASLPWHVLFGLLVYVLVVGNAELGFLEKLTFLESSGLAKYGAEALLVNFTAIVTILYGVFVVMTALSQPPPEEDYGYSAI, encoded by the exons atggcCATCGGAGGAAAGGCAGTGCCCTTAAGCTTTGTGGCACATGCCCTAGCGGTTGCAGGAGCGGTTATGGTGCTGGTCTGGTGCATCTACTTCCTGGGCGGCCTCGCCTGGGAAGCCACCAACAAGGCTCTCATCTTCAAC CTTCATCCAGTTCTGATGCTAATTGGCTTAGTTATCATAGGAGGCCAAG CTATCATGAGTTATAAATCCCTTCCATTGAGAAAAGAGGTGAAGAAGGTCATACATCTCGTCCTCCATGCCATCGCATTGATCCTCGGAATCATCGGTATCTATGCTGCCTTCAAAAACCATAACGAGAGTGGTATCGCCAATCTATACAGCCTCCACTCCTGGCTTGGAATCGTCCTTATCTCACTCTATGGCATTCAG TGGATATACGGGTTTTTAGTATTCTTCTACCCAGGAGGCACGCTTGGTCTGAGAAGTGCGTCGTTGCCATGGCACGTACTGTTTGGGCTACTGGTGTATGTGCTGGTAGTTGGTAACGCTGAGCTAGGGTTTTTAGAGAAGCTGACGTTCCTTGAGAGTTCGGGTCTGGCTAAGTATGGGGCAGAGGCCTTGCTGGTGAACTTCACTGCTATTGTTACAATATTGTATGGCGTTTTTGTAGTGATGACTGCTCTTTCTCAGCCGCCGCCGGAAGAGGACTACGGTTACTCGGCTATATAG
- the LOC100260907 gene encoding remorin has translation MSAEEPKTVAESETPTDPPPPEPTEAPKDVTEEKAVIPPAPPPEEKPDETKALAIVEKVPEPIEEKGSEGGSVNRDTVLARVATEKRLSLIRAWEESEKCKAENKAQKKLSATEAWENSQKASVEAELKKIEENLERKKAEYVEKMKNKIAIIHKEAEEKRAMIEARRGEDLLKAEEMAAKYRATGSAPKKLLGCF, from the exons ATGTCTGCGGAGGAACCTAAGACCGTCGCAGAATCGGAGACGCCGACGGATCCTCCTCCGCCTGAACCAACCGAAGCTCCCAAGGATGTGACCGAGGAGAAAGCCGTAATTCCGCCAGCTCCTCCTCCGGAAGAGAAGCCTGATGAAACCAAAGCACTCGCCATCGTCGAAa AGGTTCCAGAACCCATTGAAGAGAAAGGCTCTGAGGGTGGTTCTGTCAACAGAG ACACTGTGCTTGCACGAGTTGCAACAGAGAAGAGGCTATCACTAATCAGAGCATGGGAAGAAAGTGAAAAGTGTAAAGCAGAGAACAA AGCTCAAAAAAAGCTATCTGCCACTGAAGCATGGGAGAACAGCCAAAAAGCATCTGTGGAAGCTGAGCTGAAAAAGATTGAG GAAAATTTGGAGAGGAAGAAGGCAGAATATGTGGAGAAGATGAAAAACAAGATAGCGATAATCCACAAGGAAGCGGAAGAGAAAAGGGCAATGATTGAAGCCAGACGTGGGGAAGATCTTCTCAAGGCAGAGGAGATGGCTGCAAAATACCGTGCTACTGGAAGTGCTCCAAAGAAGTTACTGGGATGCTTCTGA